A region of Sphingobium baderi DNA encodes the following proteins:
- the uvrA gene encoding excinuclease ABC subunit UvrA, producing the protein MSLTHISVRGAREHNLKGVDVDLPRDALVVITGLSGSGKSSLAFDTIYAEGQRRYVESLSAYARQFLEMMQKPDVEHIEGLSPAISIEQKTTSRNPRSTVATVTEIYDYMRLLWARVGIPYSPATGLPIAAQTVSQMVDRVMQLPEGTRFYLLAPVVRGRKGEYRKELAEWQKAGYTRVRIDGEIYLIEDAPALDKKYKHDIEVVVDRLAVEPDMGTRLADSFEQALKLADGLAFVDLADGVVPGREDEAQSADKKMKGAGIPANRIVFSEKFACPVSGFTIAEIEPRLFSFNAPMGACPACDGLGERQEFDPELVVPNEALSLKKGAVVPWAKSNPPSPYYMQVLGSLAKEFGFSLETPWQDLPGEVKLIILHGTGGKPVTLRFVDGKKSYEVRKPFEGVIGNLNRRLLQTESAWMREELSKYQTAMPCETCDGARLKPEALAVKIAGEDISMSTRRSVVDALAFFSTLPDKLTDQQNQIARAILKEIVERLGFLNNVGLDYLNLDRTSGTLSGGESQRIRLASQIGSGLSGVLYVLDEPSIGLHQRDNDRLLITLKRLRDLGNTVIVVEHDEDAIRAADYIVDMGPGAGVHGGAIVAQGSLNELLAHRDSLTADYLNGTRRIEVPVKRRKGTGKKLTVHNARANNLRGVTASIPLGTFTCITGVSGSGKSSFTIDTLYAASARALNGARIVAGAHDKVTGLEYCDKVIDIDQSPIGRTPRSNPATYTGAFTNIRDWFAGLPEAQARGYKPGRFSFNVKGGRCEACQGDGVLKIEMHFLPDVYVTCDVCHGARYNRETLEVKFKGKSIADVLDMTVEDAVEFFKAVPPIRDKMAMLAEVGLGYVKVGQQATTLSGGEAQRVKLAKELSRRATGNTLYILDEPTTGLHFEDVRKLLEVLHALVEQGNSVVVIEHNLDVIKTADWIIDMGPEGGVKGGEVVAEGAPEKVAKNSRSFTGRYLAPLLGLEAVAAE; encoded by the coding sequence ATGAGTCTCACGCATATTTCCGTGCGCGGCGCGCGCGAGCATAATCTCAAGGGCGTGGATGTCGACCTGCCCCGCGATGCGCTGGTGGTCATCACCGGCCTGTCGGGTTCGGGCAAGTCCTCCCTGGCCTTCGACACCATCTATGCCGAGGGACAGCGCCGCTATGTGGAGTCGCTCTCCGCTTATGCGCGTCAGTTCCTGGAGATGATGCAAAAGCCCGATGTCGAGCATATCGAGGGTCTGTCCCCCGCCATCTCCATCGAGCAGAAGACGACCAGCCGCAATCCGCGCTCCACTGTCGCCACGGTTACGGAAATCTACGACTATATGCGCCTGCTTTGGGCGCGCGTCGGTATCCCCTATTCGCCTGCCACCGGCCTTCCCATCGCCGCGCAGACCGTCAGCCAGATGGTCGACCGCGTGATGCAATTGCCCGAAGGCACCCGCTTCTACCTGCTCGCCCCCGTCGTGCGCGGCCGCAAGGGCGAATATCGCAAGGAACTGGCAGAGTGGCAGAAGGCGGGCTACACCCGCGTCCGCATCGACGGGGAAATATATCTGATCGAGGACGCACCCGCGCTCGACAAGAAATATAAGCATGACATCGAAGTCGTGGTCGACCGCCTCGCCGTCGAACCCGACATGGGCACCCGCCTCGCCGACAGTTTCGAGCAGGCGCTCAAGCTGGCGGACGGTCTCGCCTTTGTGGACCTCGCTGACGGCGTCGTCCCGGGCCGCGAAGACGAAGCGCAATCCGCCGACAAGAAGATGAAAGGCGCCGGCATCCCCGCCAACCGCATCGTCTTCTCGGAAAAATTCGCCTGCCCGGTCAGCGGCTTCACCATCGCGGAGATCGAGCCGCGCCTCTTCTCCTTCAACGCGCCGATGGGCGCCTGCCCGGCCTGCGATGGCCTGGGCGAACGGCAGGAGTTCGACCCCGAACTGGTCGTTCCCAACGAAGCCCTTTCCCTCAAGAAGGGCGCGGTCGTCCCCTGGGCCAAGTCCAACCCGCCCAGCCCCTATTATATGCAGGTGCTTGGCTCCTTGGCGAAGGAGTTCGGTTTCTCCCTCGAAACGCCGTGGCAAGACCTTCCCGGCGAGGTGAAGCTCATCATTCTCCACGGCACCGGCGGCAAGCCTGTCACCCTGCGCTTCGTCGACGGCAAGAAAAGCTACGAAGTCCGCAAGCCGTTCGAAGGCGTGATCGGCAATCTCAACCGCCGTCTGCTCCAGACCGAATCCGCCTGGATGCGCGAGGAATTGAGCAAATATCAGACCGCCATGCCCTGCGAGACATGTGACGGCGCGCGCCTCAAGCCCGAAGCTCTCGCGGTCAAGATCGCCGGTGAGGACATTTCCATGTCCACCCGCCGCAGCGTGGTCGATGCGCTCGCCTTCTTCTCCACCCTGCCCGACAAGCTCACCGACCAGCAGAACCAGATCGCCCGCGCCATCCTCAAGGAAATCGTCGAGCGTCTCGGCTTCCTCAACAATGTCGGCCTCGACTATCTGAACCTCGACCGCACCAGCGGCACCCTCTCAGGCGGCGAATCCCAGCGCATCCGCCTCGCCTCGCAGATCGGCAGCGGTTTGTCGGGCGTTCTCTACGTCCTCGACGAACCTTCCATCGGCCTCCACCAGCGCGACAATGACCGCCTGCTTATTACCCTCAAACGCCTGCGCGATCTCGGCAACACCGTCATCGTCGTGGAGCATGATGAGGATGCGATCCGCGCTGCCGATTATATCGTCGACATGGGACCGGGCGCGGGCGTTCATGGCGGCGCGATCGTGGCGCAGGGCAGTCTCAACGAACTGCTCGCCCATCGCGACAGCCTCACGGCCGATTACCTCAACGGCACCCGCCGCATCGAAGTGCCCGTCAAGCGCCGCAAGGGCACGGGCAAGAAGCTTACCGTCCACAATGCTCGCGCCAACAATCTGCGCGGCGTCACGGCGTCGATCCCGCTCGGCACCTTCACCTGCATCACCGGCGTTTCCGGCTCCGGCAAGTCCAGCTTCACCATCGACACCCTCTACGCCGCCTCCGCCCGCGCCCTCAACGGCGCGCGCATCGTCGCGGGCGCGCATGACAAGGTGACGGGCCTCGAATATTGCGACAAGGTCATCGACATCGACCAGTCGCCCATTGGCCGCACCCCACGCTCCAACCCCGCGACTTACACGGGGGCCTTCACCAACATCCGCGACTGGTTCGCGGGTCTGCCCGAAGCGCAGGCGCGCGGTTACAAGCCAGGCCGTTTCTCCTTCAACGTCAAGGGCGGCCGTTGCGAAGCCTGTCAGGGCGACGGCGTGCTCAAGATTGAGATGCACTTCCTCCCGGACGTCTATGTGACCTGCGACGTCTGCCACGGCGCCCGCTACAATCGCGAGACTCTCGAAGTGAAGTTCAAGGGCAAGTCCATCGCCGACGTGCTCGACATGACGGTCGAGGACGCGGTGGAGTTCTTCAAGGCCGTGCCGCCCATCCGCGACAAGATGGCGATGCTGGCCGAAGTGGGGCTGGGCTATGTCAAGGTCGGCCAGCAGGCCACAACCCTGTCCGGCGGCGAAGCCCAGCGCGTCAAGCTGGCCAAGGAACTCTCCCGCCGCGCCACCGGCAACACGCTCTACATATTGGACGAGCCCACCACCGGTCTCCATTTCGAGGACGTCCGCAAGCTGCTGGAAGTCCTCCACGCCCTTGTCGAGCAGGGCAACAGCGTGGTGGTGATCGAACATAATCTGGATGTCATCAAGACCGCCGACTGGATCATCGACATGGGACCAGAAGGCGGCGTCAAGGGCGGCGAAGTGGTGGCCGAAGGCGCGCCGGAAAAGGTCGCGAAGAACAGCCGCAGTTTCACCGGACGCTATCTCGCCCCCTTGCTGGGACTGGAGGCCGTGGCGGCGGAATGA
- a CDS encoding glycine zipper 2TM domain-containing protein yields MRTPILAIALVAMLPLGACASDGYGDRYGYDRPGSYDRPSHRGDRRDGQRHHRRLGDNDSIYRDRDGRYYCKRDDGTTGTIVGALAGGVLGNVIAPGGSKTLGTILGGAGGALAGRAIDRNDINCE; encoded by the coding sequence ATGCGCACCCCCATTCTCGCCATTGCCCTGGTCGCCATGTTGCCGCTCGGCGCCTGCGCTTCTGACGGCTATGGCGACCGTTATGGCTATGACCGGCCCGGCAGCTATGATCGCCCCAGCCATCGCGGCGACCGCCGTGACGGGCAACGGCATCACCGTCGGCTTGGCGACAATGACAGCATCTACCGCGACCGTGATGGCCGCTATTATTGCAAGCGTGATGACGGCACTACTGGCACAATCGTGGGTGCTCTGGCGGGCGGGGTTTTGGGCAATGTGATCGCTCCGGGCGGTTCCAAGACGCTTGGTACGATCCTGGGCGGTGCGGGCGGCGCGCTGGCAGGCCGCGCTATCGACCGTAACGACATCAATTGCGAATAA
- a CDS encoding electron transfer flavoprotein subunit alpha/FixB family protein: protein MKTLVWVEHEGGAIKDATLSAVTAAGKLGEVHLLVAGQGVDGVAAEAAKIAGVGKVHVADDAAFGHALAENVAPLVVELMGSHDAFVVPATSNGKNIAPRVAALLDVMQISDILSVEGEDTFTRPIYAGNAIATVKSKDAKKVITVRGTAFEKTAREGGSGAVEAVASTGDKGLSSFVGAEIVKLERPELTSAKVIVSGGRALKDSETFEQVIFPLADKLGAAVGASRAAVDAGYVPNDYQVGQTGKIVAPEVYVAVGISGAIQHLAGMKDSKTIIAINKDEDAPIFQVADIGLVGDLFKIVPELTEKL, encoded by the coding sequence ATGAAGACGCTTGTATGGGTTGAACATGAGGGCGGTGCCATCAAGGACGCGACCCTTTCCGCCGTTACCGCCGCCGGCAAGCTGGGCGAAGTGCATCTGCTGGTTGCCGGTCAGGGCGTCGATGGCGTCGCCGCCGAAGCCGCGAAGATTGCGGGCGTGGGCAAGGTGCATGTCGCGGACGATGCGGCCTTTGGTCATGCGCTGGCCGAAAATGTCGCACCGCTGGTCGTGGAACTGATGGGCAGCCATGACGCTTTCGTGGTGCCTGCCACCTCCAACGGCAAGAACATCGCGCCGCGCGTAGCCGCGTTGCTCGACGTGATGCAGATCAGCGACATCCTCTCGGTCGAGGGCGAGGATACGTTCACGCGCCCGATCTATGCGGGCAATGCGATCGCGACGGTCAAGTCGAAGGACGCGAAGAAGGTTATCACCGTGCGTGGCACGGCGTTCGAGAAGACAGCGCGCGAAGGCGGCAGCGGCGCGGTGGAAGCCGTGGCTTCGACCGGTGATAAGGGCCTCTCCAGCTTCGTTGGTGCGGAGATTGTCAAGCTGGAACGTCCCGAACTGACCTCTGCCAAGGTGATCGTGTCGGGTGGTCGTGCCTTGAAGGACAGCGAAACCTTCGAGCAGGTGATCTTTCCGCTGGCCGACAAGCTGGGCGCGGCCGTTGGCGCAAGCCGGGCTGCGGTGGACGCGGGCTATGTGCCCAACGACTATCAGGTCGGGCAGACCGGCAAGATCGTGGCGCCTGAAGTCTATGTCGCGGTCGGCATCTCCGGCGCGATTCAGCATCTCGCCGGCATGAAGGACTCCAAGACCATCATCGCCATCAACAAGGATGAAGATGCGCCGATCTTCCAGGTCGCGGACATCGGCCTTGTCGGCGATCTGTTCAAGATCGTCCCGGAACTCACCGAAAAGCTGTAA
- a CDS encoding electron transfer flavoprotein subunit beta/FixA family protein, which yields MKILVPVKRVIDYNVKPRVKADGTGVDLANVKMSMNPFDEIAVEEAIRLKEKGVATEVVAVSIGVTKAQETLRTALAMGADRAILIESDAEVEPLGVAKLLAKVQEEEGAGLIILGKQAIDDDSNQTGQMLAALLNLPQGTFASKVEVEGDKVNVTREVDGGLETVKLSVPAIITTDLRLNEPRYASLPNIMKAKSKPLATKTPADYGVDISPRLETMTVAEPPKRSAGIKVADVDELVAKLKALGVAA from the coding sequence ATGAAGATCCTTGTGCCCGTGAAGCGGGTGATTGATTACAATGTGAAACCCCGCGTGAAGGCGGACGGGACGGGCGTCGATCTGGCGAACGTCAAGATGTCGATGAACCCGTTTGACGAGATTGCGGTTGAGGAAGCCATTCGCCTGAAGGAAAAGGGCGTCGCGACCGAGGTTGTCGCGGTGTCGATTGGCGTTACCAAGGCGCAGGAGACGCTGCGGACGGCTTTGGCGATGGGTGCGGACCGCGCGATCCTGATCGAAAGCGATGCCGAGGTGGAACCGCTGGGCGTGGCGAAGCTGCTGGCGAAGGTTCAGGAAGAGGAAGGCGCTGGCCTGATCATCTTGGGCAAACAGGCGATCGACGACGACAGCAACCAGACCGGCCAGATGCTCGCGGCGCTGCTGAACCTGCCGCAGGGCACGTTCGCGTCGAAGGTCGAGGTCGAGGGTGACAAGGTCAATGTGACCCGTGAGGTCGATGGCGGGCTTGAAACGGTGAAGCTCAGCGTGCCTGCGATCATCACGACGGACCTGCGCCTTAATGAACCGCGCTATGCCTCGCTGCCCAACATCATGAAGGCAAAATCCAAGCCTCTGGCGACCAAGACGCCCGCCGATTATGGCGTGGACATCTCGCCGCGCCTGGAAACGATGACCGTCGCCGAACCGCCCAAGCGGTCGGCGGGGATCAAGGTCGCCGATGTCGATGAACTGGTTGCGAAACTGAAGGCTCTGGGAGTTGCGGCATGA
- the sucC gene encoding ADP-forming succinate--CoA ligase subunit beta yields MNIHEYQAKELLAKYGAPVAAGYAAFSVDEAVEAAKKLPGPLYVVKSQIHAGGRGKGKFKELAPEAKGGVRLAFTLDEVRAHATDMLGNTLVTVQTGEAGKQVNRLYVTDGADIAKEFYLALLVDRATGRVAFVASTEGGMDIEEVAHSTPEKIHTFAVDPATGFMPHHGRAVAAALGLAGDQAKQAAKVASSLYAAFLDTDAEQIEINPLAVTEQGNILVLDAKVGFDGNAMFRHKDIAELRDLTEEDPAEVEASEYDLAYIKLDGNIGCMVNGAGLAMATMDIIKLNGEFPANFLDVGGGASKEKVTAAFKIILKDPAVKGILVNIFGGIMRCDIIAEGIVAAAKDVNLSVPLVVRLEGTNVQQGKDILAQSGLAIVPADDLGDAAKKIVAEVRKAA; encoded by the coding sequence ATGAACATCCACGAATATCAGGCTAAGGAACTGCTGGCGAAATATGGTGCGCCGGTCGCCGCGGGCTATGCTGCTTTTTCGGTCGATGAAGCTGTCGAAGCCGCAAAGAAGCTGCCCGGACCGCTTTATGTGGTCAAGTCGCAGATCCATGCCGGTGGCCGTGGCAAGGGCAAGTTCAAGGAACTGGCTCCCGAAGCGAAGGGCGGCGTTCGTCTGGCCTTCACGCTGGATGAGGTGAGGGCGCACGCTACCGACATGCTCGGCAATACGCTCGTCACCGTGCAGACCGGTGAAGCGGGTAAGCAGGTCAACCGTCTCTACGTGACCGACGGCGCAGACATTGCCAAGGAATTCTATCTCGCCCTGCTGGTCGACCGTGCGACGGGCCGCGTTGCTTTCGTGGCGTCGACCGAAGGTGGCATGGACATTGAGGAAGTCGCGCATTCGACGCCTGAGAAGATCCACACCTTCGCCGTTGACCCGGCCACCGGCTTCATGCCGCATCATGGCCGCGCTGTCGCCGCTGCGCTGGGACTTGCCGGCGATCAGGCGAAGCAGGCGGCCAAGGTCGCATCGTCGCTCTACGCCGCGTTCCTCGATACCGATGCCGAGCAGATCGAAATCAACCCGCTGGCCGTCACCGAACAGGGCAATATTCTCGTGCTCGACGCCAAGGTCGGCTTCGACGGCAATGCCATGTTCCGTCACAAGGACATCGCCGAGCTGCGCGACCTGACCGAGGAAGATCCGGCCGAGGTCGAGGCTTCGGAATATGACCTTGCTTATATCAAGCTGGACGGAAACATCGGTTGCATGGTGAACGGCGCGGGCCTGGCCATGGCGACGATGGACATCATCAAGCTGAACGGTGAATTTCCCGCCAACTTCCTGGACGTCGGCGGCGGCGCTTCCAAGGAGAAAGTGACTGCGGCCTTCAAGATCATCCTGAAGGATCCGGCGGTGAAGGGCATTCTCGTCAACATTTTCGGCGGCATCATGCGTTGCGACATCATCGCGGAAGGCATTGTCGCGGCGGCCAAGGATGTGAATCTGTCGGTTCCGCTGGTCGTGCGCCTGGAAGGCACGAACGTCCAGCAGGGCAAGGACATTCTGGCGCAGTCGGGCCTGGCCATCGTTCCCGCGGACGATCTGGGCGATGCGGCGAAGAAGATCGTGGCGGAAGTGAGGAAGGCGGCCTGA
- a CDS encoding glycosyltransferase yields the protein MLVAFLAIAHREILLFAVAGLFVGGIDDLLIDVLFLCRRVWRRLTIYSRHPRMTTATMPHSPNPGRIAVLVPAWDEADVIGPMIRNALHRWQDANYRIFVGVYPNDRATIEAAGRIAAHEPRVILAINSHPGPTTKADCLNLLWRAMEAEERKSGFAFKAVLLHDADNVVTVVNTLATPLPLRWLSIWPNKISNLLKLRMPSPHISTPALAL from the coding sequence ATGCTGGTCGCCTTTTTGGCGATCGCTCATCGCGAGATTCTTCTCTTCGCGGTGGCGGGGCTTTTTGTCGGCGGGATCGACGACCTGCTGATAGATGTCCTGTTCCTGTGCCGCCGTGTTTGGCGCAGGCTTACCATCTACTCGCGCCATCCGCGTATGACGACGGCCACGATGCCGCACTCTCCAAACCCCGGACGAATCGCCGTTTTGGTGCCCGCATGGGACGAGGCTGACGTGATCGGCCCGATGATCAGAAACGCGCTGCACCGTTGGCAGGATGCGAACTACAGGATTTTCGTCGGAGTCTATCCGAACGACCGTGCGACGATCGAGGCGGCGGGCAGGATCGCGGCCCATGAACCGCGAGTGATCCTGGCGATCAATTCTCATCCCGGTCCCACCACGAAAGCCGATTGCCTCAACCTGCTGTGGCGCGCGATGGAAGCCGAAGAACGCAAAAGCGGTTTCGCGTTCAAGGCGGTCCTGCTTCACGATGCCGACAATGTGGTGACGGTTGTAAACACATTGGCAACTCCCCTCCCCTTACGGTGGTTGTCAATATGGCCGAACAAAATCAGCAACCTATTAAAACTGCGGATGCCAAGCCCGCATATCTCTACGCCCGCTTTAGCTCTCTAA
- a CDS encoding recombinase family protein, whose translation MAEQNQQPIKTADAKPAYLYARFSSLNQKEGSSIERQLTYGRTFIDKHGWDLVGELRDEGKSAFKGANREEGAALHGFELKARNGHFSSGAVLVCENVDRLSRQGAKAAAQLIWSLNEAGVDVATYHDGHIYKAGDDGDLMDLLSIIIKGALGKEESFKKSERSKANWTKVHQEIANGDKRAYSRQCPAWLDIEDDKYVLNEHRANIVRLMYGWYNDGLGCLIIMRKLNEMGEKPWSSEKRYKDRNDWTYRYIHKLLQSRAVIGEYVTLKGETLATDYYPAVVDVDTFYKAQSVRKVRASIGGDERKRSANLFLGISKCGVCGKAGVFMKRTFNDKYVKQDGTVVHYKNTRTYLKCNEARYKESPCNNPAHIRYDVIEKTVLNKALPLIASQKHEDKVLQAFDLKIAESQREIDVRQKQLDNIVEAIANGVAAKALAQKANAIEAEIETLAQQIANTKLEKDIEAAKPAKNQDVDLIAEMRSNLESEDADERFETRARINSLLSRLLRAVYINDDRTFTVEVDDGFSATYAADGTAIGYRVAGDRIVGAMDEGFLLEDKDMIIDEAFKRVRA comes from the coding sequence ATGGCCGAACAAAATCAGCAACCTATTAAAACTGCGGATGCCAAGCCCGCATATCTCTACGCCCGCTTTAGCTCTCTAAATCAGAAAGAAGGCAGCAGCATTGAGCGCCAGCTTACTTACGGGCGCACATTCATCGACAAGCACGGTTGGGACCTCGTTGGCGAACTGCGCGACGAGGGCAAGAGCGCGTTCAAAGGGGCCAATCGTGAAGAAGGTGCAGCCCTTCACGGTTTTGAACTAAAGGCACGGAACGGCCATTTCTCATCAGGTGCCGTGCTGGTTTGCGAAAATGTGGATCGCCTATCGCGCCAAGGTGCGAAGGCTGCTGCTCAGCTCATATGGTCATTGAATGAGGCTGGCGTTGACGTAGCCACCTACCATGACGGTCATATCTATAAGGCTGGCGACGATGGCGACCTGATGGACCTGCTGTCCATCATCATCAAAGGCGCGCTGGGCAAAGAAGAGAGCTTCAAAAAATCTGAACGGTCAAAGGCCAACTGGACGAAGGTGCATCAAGAGATCGCCAACGGCGACAAGCGCGCATACTCCAGACAGTGCCCCGCATGGCTGGACATTGAGGACGACAAATACGTTCTGAACGAGCATCGCGCCAACATCGTTCGACTGATGTATGGATGGTATAATGATGGCCTCGGATGCCTCATCATCATGCGTAAGCTGAATGAGATGGGAGAAAAGCCCTGGTCATCAGAGAAGCGATATAAAGACCGAAACGACTGGACCTACCGCTACATCCACAAGCTACTGCAATCGCGCGCCGTTATAGGTGAATATGTCACGCTGAAAGGCGAAACTCTCGCAACGGATTATTATCCTGCGGTCGTGGACGTAGACACTTTTTACAAAGCTCAATCCGTCCGTAAGGTGCGCGCAAGCATCGGCGGTGATGAACGGAAGCGCAGCGCAAACCTATTTTTGGGAATTTCCAAGTGCGGCGTTTGCGGAAAGGCTGGCGTCTTTATGAAGCGCACCTTCAACGACAAATACGTCAAGCAGGATGGCACGGTGGTTCACTATAAGAACACGCGGACTTACCTCAAATGCAATGAGGCGAGATATAAGGAAAGCCCCTGCAATAATCCCGCTCACATCAGATACGATGTGATCGAAAAAACGGTGCTGAACAAAGCCCTGCCGCTGATCGCCAGCCAGAAACATGAGGATAAAGTCCTTCAAGCGTTTGATCTGAAGATCGCTGAATCGCAGCGGGAAATCGATGTGAGGCAGAAGCAACTGGATAACATCGTGGAGGCAATTGCGAACGGCGTGGCCGCAAAGGCTCTGGCTCAAAAGGCCAACGCCATCGAAGCGGAAATAGAAACGCTGGCGCAGCAGATTGCCAACACGAAACTGGAGAAGGACATTGAGGCCGCCAAGCCCGCCAAAAATCAGGACGTGGACCTAATTGCGGAAATGCGGAGCAATCTGGAAAGCGAAGATGCTGATGAACGCTTCGAGACACGAGCGCGGATCAACAGCTTGCTCAGCCGTCTCCTGAGAGCTGTTTACATCAACGACGACCGCACGTTTACCGTGGAAGTGGATGACGGATTTTCAGCAACCTACGCGGCTGATGGAACCGCAATTGGGTATCGCGTGGCCGGAGACAGGATTGTTGGCGCGATGGACGAAGGGTTCCTGCTGGAGGACAAAGACATGATTATTGATGAGGCGTTCAAGCGCGTCCGAGCTTAA
- a CDS encoding recombinase family protein translates to MIIGYARVSTKEQDIDLQTERLTEAGAEKIFQDKLSGTQASNRAQLQLCLDFVREGDTLIVTRLDRIARSSHDLHNIIASLEAKGVAFKCIQQGEVDTSTSTGKLMIGMLGAIAQFENDLRRERQREGILKAKAKGVYKGRKAVIDAERVRQMASEGTGPSAIAKQLGCHRQSVYRLLESRGE, encoded by the coding sequence ATGATAATAGGTTATGCGAGGGTCAGCACCAAAGAGCAGGACATTGACCTTCAAACGGAAAGACTGACTGAAGCTGGTGCAGAGAAGATCTTCCAGGATAAATTGAGCGGCACCCAAGCCAGCAATCGCGCTCAGCTTCAACTCTGTCTGGATTTCGTTCGTGAAGGTGACACGTTGATTGTCACCAGATTGGATCGCATTGCCCGATCATCCCACGACCTCCACAACATCATTGCCAGTCTGGAAGCCAAGGGCGTAGCGTTCAAGTGCATCCAGCAGGGCGAGGTTGATACCAGCACCAGCACAGGCAAGCTGATGATAGGAATGCTGGGTGCCATCGCCCAATTCGAGAACGACTTGCGACGAGAGCGCCAGAGAGAGGGCATTCTGAAAGCCAAGGCAAAGGGCGTCTACAAGGGCAGGAAAGCTGTGATTGACGCTGAGCGAGTGCGACAGATGGCATCTGAGGGGACGGGGCCATCTGCTATCGCCAAGCAGCTTGGATGCCATCGCCAGTCCGTTTATAGGTTGTTGGAATCAAGGGGGGAATGA
- a CDS encoding Rap1a/Tai family immunity protein, which translates to MKRLVALALGLAALPTTAHAMTGNQILEFCGSSSQAVAVSCQMYIVGLTDGFTLSGVRDSTPVLKLDGVTGVQQRDLVVSYLRQHPEVRHKSAAIIIWDLFKDTFGTEIIGPQ; encoded by the coding sequence ATGAAGCGACTTGTGGCACTCGCATTGGGTTTGGCTGCTCTGCCGACGACCGCCCATGCAATGACGGGCAATCAGATACTCGAATTCTGCGGGTCCAGCAGCCAAGCCGTGGCTGTCTCTTGCCAAATGTATATCGTTGGCCTGACAGATGGTTTCACGTTGTCTGGCGTTCGCGATAGCACCCCTGTCCTCAAACTGGATGGGGTCACAGGAGTTCAACAGCGAGATTTGGTCGTTTCCTATCTGCGGCAGCATCCAGAAGTCAGGCACAAGTCCGCCGCGATCATCATCTGGGATTTATTCAAGGATACTTTTGGAACCGAGATAATCGGCCCACAATAG
- a CDS encoding GIY-YIG nuclease family protein, whose protein sequence is MENAIPVVSQTSLDATLCVIQCDHTGSEGHRLTNGKGRCIQCHPATIGFVLRHARPGWIYIAVAHGKQLTKVGIGADVEERLRQLNAHRLAGISRWDLVYSDWSEKPATLEAELHRRLAKYRQEFSYDRKGGQIGREVFACSAAQAITALAEIYADEPD, encoded by the coding sequence TTGGAAAACGCCATTCCAGTAGTCAGCCAAACCAGCTTGGATGCCACCCTTTGCGTCATACAATGTGACCATACGGGCAGCGAAGGGCACCGCTTAACGAATGGCAAGGGCCGATGCATCCAATGCCATCCCGCCACCATTGGCTTCGTGTTACGCCATGCGCGACCAGGGTGGATTTATATCGCGGTTGCCCACGGCAAGCAGCTTACAAAAGTCGGCATCGGGGCCGATGTTGAAGAACGGTTACGGCAACTCAACGCACATCGATTAGCGGGGATAAGTCGCTGGGACTTGGTCTATTCCGATTGGAGCGAAAAGCCCGCCACGCTTGAAGCCGAGTTGCACCGCCGCCTTGCGAAGTATCGTCAAGAATTTAGCTATGATCGCAAAGGTGGCCAGATAGGGCGAGAGGTTTTTGCCTGCTCCGCAGCCCAAGCGATAACTGCACTTGCCGAGATATACGCAGACGAACCCGATTGA